The Candidatus Binatia bacterium genomic sequence TCAACCGATTCCCCTCTTTGGAAAATAGGGGCAAGGGGAGATTTCCTTCATTTGTCCAACGCGAGAATGTGACCCCATCTCTCACGCACCTTGAGTTCTGCCTCTTTGTCCAGCGAGATCACGGGGGCGAATCGTTCGCGCCATTCGTAGGGTCTGGTGCCGTCGATGAGCAGCCTCGAAGTCATCGTCGGTTGCCCCGGAGCGACCGCCGGGTCGAGATAGTTGCTCGGGCAGCGGCGCAGGATTTCGACATCGCGCGCCGGATCGATCCTCGTGCACACCGCCCACATCACTTCCTCCAGATCGGTGATGTCAACGTCGTCGTCGACCACGATGACGATCTTGCTCAGAATGCCGGTGTAAGTGTTGGACGCCGCGACCAGAGCTTGTTTGGCGTGGCCGGGATAGCGCTGCTGGATGGCGACGACGATGAGCATCCGCGCGGCGCCGACCTCGTGGCACCAGACGCCTTCGACAGCCGGAATCCCGGCGCCTTTGAGCTCCTCTTCGAGCGCTCCGGAAAGAAGGATCGATTGGATGAATGTGCTTTCGTTGGGCGGGCGGGTGGGTGGCGATCCCAACAGAATCGGCCGGGAACTGTAATAGGTCCCCTTCACGTGGACGAGCGCTTCCTCGCGCTGCCCCGATGCATAGTAACCGGTAAACTCGCCGAAAGGACCTTCGGTCCGGCGCTCGGTAAAATCGAATTCACCCTCCAAGACGACTTCGGCCTCGGCAGGAATCGGGAGACCGGTCACTTCCCCCTCTATTACCGGGATTGCTTCTCCACGGATGGCGCCGGCGTACTCGTATTCGCTTTTATTTTGCGGAACGCCTAAGGAACCCGCGCAGAGCAGAAAAAGAGGATCGGCTCCGAGCACGATTGCAACCGGACAGGATTCACCGCGCCGGGCGTATTTCTCACGGATCATGGCGCCGTGGTGCGTTGCGCCGATGAAGCAGGTCACCTCTTTCCTGCCCTGGAGCTGAATCCTGTAAGTACCTAAATTGATCCAGCCCGAGTCCGGATCTTTCAAAATAACGACGCAGCCGGTGCCGAGATAGCGTCCGCCGTCCAGCTCATGCCACCGGGGAGCGGGAAAGATACCGAGGTCCACTTCGCCGCCGACGAGTCGATTTTCCAAAACTGGGCCATCTGTAACCCGCCGCGGCGCGACCAACTTTAACTCGTTCCACTTGGCTTTCCATTGCGCGCAGAGCTCCCGATGGCCGGAAGCCTCGCCAAGGCGCAAGGTAAGGGCAAGCCTTCGAGTCGATCCTAAAGTATTTACCAGCACGCGGTGGCCGGCTTCGTAGTCGGGGATGCGGTCGAAGAGAAAGGCGGGCCCTTGATGTTGTCTCCGCGCGAGCTGGGCCAATACGCCCATCTCGCGGTCCCAATGGATTCCGCCGACTTCGACGACGCCGCCCGTCTTGCGGCAGGACTCCACCCATTCCTTTAGCGTGCCGTATTGATCAGTCATACCGCTGCAGATTTGAAGCGCAAGCGCGGCTCAGGAGCTCACTCGACGGCCGCGCTTCGTATTCCGGCGCCACTTCGCAAGATTGATGCTCCGGCTTTGTCGGGCTGCGCACGTTTCGTTCCATAAATGGTTCGTTGCCGTATACCCAAAACAATCGACGACTGTCAAGGTAAGTCCGCTGTCAGCAGCATAGGGTCGATGAAGTACAGCCGTCAAAACTTTTTAATCCTGCAAGTCCTCGCGTATTTTAAAAGGAACCTGAACCGCTAGAGGGGTCCTGCGCCCCTGCGTCACGGCAAAAAAGCGCAAAGGCTCGTCCGTGGACGGGTTCTGGCTGCCGTGCCACGTGTTGGCGGGGATAAAGACGAGATCTCCCGCCTCGACGTCGTATTCCTTGCCGCCGATAATCTCCCGGCCCCGCCCCTTGACGTAAAGCTTCAACGCCTCGCTGTGGCTGTGGTAGGCGCCTTCGCTTTTTCCCGGATCGATCTCGACGAAGAAGGATTGAAAATTGTGGACGTTGAAGCCCATCTCGGGAGATACCACCTTGGCGTTGCGCCGGCCGGAGCGCTCTTTCATGCCGGTCGAGCGCCCGGAGGGCTCCCAGTTTAGCTCCGCGGCCTTGACGTGGTGGCGGTCCAGCTTGCGCCGCCGCTCCATCTCTTCCTCCAGCCGGCCCAATTGCTTGAGGAGAGCGCGCCGCGCCGAGATCATTTCCCAGGCATCCATCCGCTCATAGTTCCCTCGTACCGGCTTGGCAATGGCAGTCTTCTTGAACTCATCGCTTTCCAAGTCCTTGCGCGAGCGGAATATCACCGAGCGCATGAGCGGAACGCCGATGTCGGTATAGGCCACGGCGTAAAAGCGAAAGGCCTCGTCGTACGGGTTCTGGGTGCCGTGCCAGACATCGGCCGGGACAAACATGGCGTCACCGGCTTCTACCTCATACACTTTGTCTCCGATAATCTCCCTGCCGCGGCCCTTCAAGTAAAATTTTACCGCTTCGCCATGGGAATGATACGCTCCCTCCTGCCCGCCCGGCGGGATCTCGACGACAAAGGCGTGAAAGTTATAAATGTTGAACCCAAGCTCCGGCGCGACGAGATAAGCCACCTGATGCGTCTTCTTGAAGTCGAGACCGATCGTTTCTCCCGATGTTTTCCACACCCAATCTTTGGCTTTGATGACGTGGCGGTCTTCGGCGCGCCTGCCGGCGAGCGCCTCCTGAAGTCTTTTGAACTCATGGTTGACGGCGTTGTACATTCCCGCCAGCCTCGACGGCGCCAGATTTTCGTATTCGCTCATTGCTTCGCCCTCCTCTTTTGTTTCGGTATTGAGGCTGCTGAAAAACGTACGTTCACCCTTCGACAAGTCTCAGGGCGAACGGAGGAGTTTTTGATATCGCAAACAAATTTCCGTTCGTGCTGAGCCCGTCGAAGCACGAGAATAGTTTTTTAACAGCCTCCCGCACGCGAATCTACATCCATTTTAAACCTTAAGCAAAGGGACTTTACGCGCAACACTCGCAGTGACTCGCGCAAAGGCGCAAAGGGCGCCAAGGTTTCTCAAATCCCCCTCTTTCCCCCTTTGTCAAAGGGGGATGAAGGGGGATTTCTCGATTCTTTGCGTTCTTGGCGTCTTGGCGCGGTACCGTGTAGCCTCGATTGGGCGGCCGCTTCGAATACGCAGCTTGACCGCCGCGCAGACGGAGTGTTAAAAACATAAAAGTCCACTCAAAGGTCGAGCCGGCTGTGGAAGGTCAAACGGAGATCGCTGAGCCAAGCAGGAACGAAGCAGACGACTTGCCGTTGCTTGGCTTTCGCAACTACTGGTATCCGGCCATCGGCTCGCGGCAGGTAGACAAAGCGCCCGTCGCAGTCCGCGTGCTCGGCGACGAGATTGTCCTCTTTCGCGCCGAAGCAAAGGTGAGCGCGCTCGCCGATCGGTGCCCTCATCGGGGAACCAAGCTATCGCGCGGGCGTATTATCTTCCCCGGAACATTGAGCTGCGGTTACCACGGCTGGACCTTCAATGCGCAGGGCGAGTGCGTCGGCGCCATCGTCGAAGGCCCCGAAGCGCTCGGCCCAAAGAAGGTCTGCGCTCGCGTCTATCCGACCGAGGAGCGCTTCAACCTTATCTGGATCTACATGGGCGAAGGCGATCCGCCGCCTCTGGAAGAAGACTTGCCGCCCGAGCTGAAAGAACCGGATCTCTTCACGTTCTTTGCCTTCACGGAATGGAAATGCAACTGGCGTTACGTGGAGGATAACTATCCCGATATGCTCCACGCTTTTTACGTTCACCGCACATCCCTTGAGGTGCTTTTCAACAAGCTCCCCGTGTGGGGCAAGATGAAGATGGAGCTATTGCCGGACAAAAAGGGAATATACGTCCAGGGAGTGGGCGGCAGCATGCAAGCAAACTATCCCGGTCTCGGCACATTTCCGCGCCGCCTCTGGTGGCGGGTTCTCGCGCGCAGAAGCGAATCGCGAACCGCCGGCGCGGACATCCGCATGCCCGGTTACATCGTCCTGAATTTGCGAGACCCTTATTTCGGCGTCCGGATGGCCAATCTCGGCTGGCCGGTTCCGGTGGACGAAAATTCCACGCGCCATCTCAACTTCATCGTCACCTACCCCAAGAACATCATCCACAAGTCGCTGCTTACGGCTTGGTACCATGCCTACTTCTGGCCGATGCACCGCCGTTTCCTTTTCCAGGACAGACGCCTGCTCGAGGTCCAGGATCGCAGCCGAGAGACGCTTTCAGCCAGCGACGTGGGCGTCATCAACTGGCGCCGTCTCGCCCCGAAGATTGCGCGCCAGGCCCGTTCATTGGCCAGCCCCGCCGTCAACGGCGCGGAAGAAAAATCTTCAGACCAAGGTACTGCGCTGGGAGGGAGCGAACGGCTTTAGCGTCTTCCTCAACCGCGGCATAGCCGGAACCAAGGCAGAAAGGCTGATCTCACCACGAAGGACCTAGCGCGGCTACGCCGCAACCAAAGTAGAAATAGACATTTCACCGCGAAGGTCACGAAGAGCACGAAGTTCAAGAGTTATAAAATTTACGAATCCTTCGTGGCCTTCATGATCTTCGTGATGAGAAAGTGTTATAGAACGTGAGAATCGTTGTCACCGGCGGCTCCGGTAAAATCGGGGCCTATGTTATCCGTGAGCTGAGCGCCGGCCATACCGTTACAGTTTTTGATCGGCTGCCTCCAGCCGATGCCAAAGACGCTCAATGGATCAGGGGCAACATTGAGGAGTTCGACGAAGTCGTTCAAGCATTGGCCGGCGCCGATGCGGTTGTCCACCTGGCCGGGATCCCCATACCCGGCAAAGTCCCCGACCATGTTCTTTTCCGCACCAATACGCTCGGCACTTACAACGTGCACGAAGCCTGCTATCGCTTGGGCATCAAGCGCGTCGTTTCAACCAGCAGCGGCGCCGTTCTCGGTTGGACCTATGGAGAGCGGGAACTGATCCCCAAATATTTGCCGATTGACGAAGACCACCCGGTGAGCCCTCATGATCCGTACGGGATGTCCAAGTTATGCGGAGAAGAAATCGCGCGGGCCTACGCTCTCAAGTGCGGTATGGAGGCGATCGCGCTCCGTCCGCCCAGGGTTCTGTTCCCGGACGGGGCCGAGCAACTGAGGGAGCAAGGGGGAACCCGCCCAAAAAAATTTGATCTTTGCGGGTACATTGACGCGCGCGATCTCGCCGGCGCTTACCGTCGAGCCGTAGAACTCCCTGACCTTGGTGCCAGCGTATTCTTTGTCGCCGCAGACGACAGCACCGCTGCCGAGCCCCTGTGCGAGATCCTCCCGCGTCTCATGCCTGTTCTGGGAGACATGGCGAAAACATTGACCGGAGACCGGCCGGGTGTGACCAACGAGCGCGCCAAGCGATCGCTTCAGTGGCAGCCGCGTTATTCGTGGCGCAGGGGAGATTGAAGAGAAAACATTCTTTGCGATCTTGGCGTCCCTCACCCCTTCCCTCTCCCGCTCGCGGGAGAGGGTGAGGGAGAGGGCAAACTCGCGCGCAAAGGCGCAAAGCATGTCCTGAGCGAAGTCGAAGGGGGCGCGAAGGGAAACGGCGATAATCCCGGCCACCTATTTATCCAGCCAGGTGTAATTGAGCCCGCCTTTATAGACGCGGAACTCGCCATCCTGTCCGGTGCTGAAGTCTTTAACGTAATCCCGCAGAGCAAAGAAGCGCGAAACGAAAGTAATCGGGATGACCGGAACCTCTTCGCTGGTTCGAGTCAATATCTGCTTGAACAGCTCCTTTCGCTTCTGCGCATCCAGCTCGACCTCGGCTTTCTCCAAGAGCCCGTCCACTTCCTTGTCGCACCAGCCGGAATAATTGCTCGCTCGGCTCTTGAGGTCGGGTATACAGCCCAGTTCGACGCCGTAAGTTGACGAAGGGTCGGGATGCAGGCCGCTTCCCATAAAATCGAACGTGAAAGTGCCTTTTTGGATGAGCGTTCGGTGCGCCGAATACTCGAAGAGCCTGATGTTGATGTTCAGCCCGATTCTTTTGAGCTGCGCCTGGATGGTGCTGGCCGCGGTCTCGGCATCGCTGCCCTGTCTGATCATGAT encodes the following:
- a CDS encoding NAD(P)-dependent oxidoreductase, translating into MRIVVTGGSGKIGAYVIRELSAGHTVTVFDRLPPADAKDAQWIRGNIEEFDEVVQALAGADAVVHLAGIPIPGKVPDHVLFRTNTLGTYNVHEACYRLGIKRVVSTSSGAVLGWTYGERELIPKYLPIDEDHPVSPHDPYGMSKLCGEEIARAYALKCGMEAIALRPPRVLFPDGAEQLREQGGTRPKKFDLCGYIDARDLAGAYRRAVELPDLGASVFFVAADDSTAAEPLCEILPRLMPVLGDMAKTLTGDRPGVTNERAKRSLQWQPRYSWRRGD
- a CDS encoding cupin domain-containing protein, giving the protein MSEYENLAPSRLAGMYNAVNHEFKRLQEALAGRRAEDRHVIKAKDWVWKTSGETIGLDFKKTHQVAYLVAPELGFNIYNFHAFVVEIPPGGQEGAYHSHGEAVKFYLKGRGREIIGDKVYEVEAGDAMFVPADVWHGTQNPYDEAFRFYAVAYTDIGVPLMRSVIFRSRKDLESDEFKKTAIAKPVRGNYERMDAWEMISARRALLKQLGRLEEEMERRRKLDRHHVKAAELNWEPSGRSTGMKERSGRRNAKVVSPEMGFNVHNFQSFFVEIDPGKSEGAYHSHSEALKLYVKGRGREIIGGKEYDVEAGDLVFIPANTWHGSQNPSTDEPLRFFAVTQGRRTPLAVQVPFKIREDLQD
- a CDS encoding UbiD family decarboxylase, producing the protein MTDQYGTLKEWVESCRKTGGVVEVGGIHWDREMGVLAQLARRQHQGPAFLFDRIPDYEAGHRVLVNTLGSTRRLALTLRLGEASGHRELCAQWKAKWNELKLVAPRRVTDGPVLENRLVGGEVDLGIFPAPRWHELDGGRYLGTGCVVILKDPDSGWINLGTYRIQLQGRKEVTCFIGATHHGAMIREKYARRGESCPVAIVLGADPLFLLCAGSLGVPQNKSEYEYAGAIRGEAIPVIEGEVTGLPIPAEAEVVLEGEFDFTERRTEGPFGEFTGYYASGQREEALVHVKGTYYSSRPILLGSPPTRPPNESTFIQSILLSGALEEELKGAGIPAVEGVWCHEVGAARMLIVVAIQQRYPGHAKQALVAASNTYTGILSKIVIVVDDDVDITDLEEVMWAVCTRIDPARDVEILRRCPSNYLDPAVAPGQPTMTSRLLIDGTRPYEWRERFAPVISLDKEAELKVRERWGHILALDK
- a CDS encoding aromatic ring-hydroxylating dioxygenase subunit alpha; the encoded protein is MEGQTEIAEPSRNEADDLPLLGFRNYWYPAIGSRQVDKAPVAVRVLGDEIVLFRAEAKVSALADRCPHRGTKLSRGRIIFPGTLSCGYHGWTFNAQGECVGAIVEGPEALGPKKVCARVYPTEERFNLIWIYMGEGDPPPLEEDLPPELKEPDLFTFFAFTEWKCNWRYVEDNYPDMLHAFYVHRTSLEVLFNKLPVWGKMKMELLPDKKGIYVQGVGGSMQANYPGLGTFPRRLWWRVLARRSESRTAGADIRMPGYIVLNLRDPYFGVRMANLGWPVPVDENSTRHLNFIVTYPKNIIHKSLLTAWYHAYFWPMHRRFLFQDRRLLEVQDRSRETLSASDVGVINWRRLAPKIARQARSLASPAVNGAEEKSSDQGTALGGSERL